GGACATACTTTCTTGTGAAATATCAATACATTGTGAGTAACAATGTCGTACAACATGTTATCGATCAATTGCTACAAAATCAATATTGTGTAGTTGATTTTTTAACCCACAGACTGAAATTCGTCTCAGTCAAGATTCAAATCCCAAACCTATGGGGTGGCGCCAGAGAGCCTTGACCACTCAGTCTAGAAACCTTTGGCAAGAAACAATATTTAGACTTGGTCAATTTCTATTAGTAGTAGCCATTATAGTTGAGAGAATGTGCGCGACAGGGAGTTCGCACAGTTATTTCTTCATGACACACTATGGTGGTTGTTGAATCGATCAAATCGTGAGGCACGTGTCGCCTCGCAACGTGTGTAGTAACGGAAGCTAGCTGCCTAGTTTATCACAGTGGGTGTCAACTATCAAGTTCCACGTTCTCCCGACTTCTAGGAAATTTACTACACCTATTGAACTGGCCTAATCGAACTCAACTGAGCTAAATTTGGTCAATTTTGTGTTGCCCAAATATATCGATCAGGTCCTTGCTTGCAAAATGAACATCCACGGCATAAGATCCAGGTTAGCTGAATTTTCCGAAAGGCTTATATTGAGTTAGGTGATCTACACAACAGACTACACATGCTATTTTGCATGGGATTTTATATAagtaaaatagaaaaagaaaagctaATTAAGTTAAATAAAGAAAGCTTCCTTGGATATATTTAGGAGCGAATGAATGAAACTGataggatttgccggctcagacTTTGAAGATACTTATACGGGTAGGATTTCATACGTGTGTTCATAAAAAATATAAGTAtttgagttgtactgtgtaattaaAAAAACCACATTAGTCTTACTACACGATAGTGTAGTGTCAAATTTGACACTACGGACTTATTAACTCAATTCTtcgcaaaaagaaagaaaacatttGTGCTGTACAAACCCCACGAAACTATCCATCTGATCTGTCGTGCCCTTCAATCAATGCTCACACACCGGAATCCCTACCGCTTTTACCTAGATCACCTCACCGGCCAGTAATAGCGACCCTAATGGGCTGTTACGTGTCGCCAGGCCAGGCCACCGGAACCTAGGGATCAAACCTGTTCAGGAAAGTGTCACGTCATGCACGACGCACCCAGCACGTGTCGCACCTTTTTCGTCGAAAGGTGTCGCACGAGGCCCTCCATGTTCATTGTCTGCTGGACCAACAACCACACGTGTCGCAAGAGGGAGCACTTCGATCTGCCTCTCCACGTCATCGATCGTCGCTTGATGTCGGCTAAACGTCGTCGATCCCAGCAAAGAGCAAACTCAGTTGTTGCGCACGTGTGGAATTGCACGACACTTGGATTTTACATACACCACTTGTCAGAAAGTATAGCTTGGTAATGGCAAGCAACATCAACatgtgttgggtattttaatcaTGAAAAGGTGGCCAAGTTTGGCACAATTAGTGtgtgttttctatttttttttaaaaagaacaTCAACCTTTGCTGGATCAATCTCCATACACGGTGCATAAAATACTTGTCAGAAAGCAAAGATGTTTCGCCGGAGCTAAACATCCCAACATAGAATATTGAGTGATTGTACTAAAGTGTATGTTGCCGACATCAAGATTCAAGAGGACAATATGCGAGAATGGTTCCtcttttatttacttatttgtACTTTTTTTTACAGCTAATAAGTTCAATGAATTTCGAGGTTCTTAGTTCTCTTATtatgtggattttttttttacaaaatcaCACACAACCTGGATAAAAAAATGCAATATGAATCGAACCTCTGTTTTAGCACAAAATTGAACAGGAGTTTCAAAGACTCCCTCAAACTGATAAGGAACAAAGACGAGCTAGTTTTGGAGTGAACGGTTGGGACCTGGTGTTCCTATTTGTGGCACTGGCACATTCTAGGGATGGCAAGGATACGTGTGAATGTGCTTCTGCACTGAATCTGGTCAAAGACAGGTTTGACAAGATTAGTGTGGCGCATTAAACTAACGCGTGCAGTTATGTTTAGGCATACTACAAACCTAATGGTGGTGGGAAAAGAACAAACCTTTCTTTCATTTGCTTGTTCCTTCTGTCTAGGAAAAGATTAAAGAAATGTGTACGTGCGTTGGTGCCGTGTTGGCCATGTCATGTTCTAGTGCAGGTATAGGCTTGCAGCTGAAGAAAATGCGTATGAACTAATTTCCCGTTTAGGTTTCCGGCGGGTCAAGGCTGCATTGTAATTATGGCTGGTACTCAAAACTTAACCAGTTTGCCGGCCTCTTCTTAAATGTTCTTAGAACcaattatcaaaaaaaaaactcagaatGTGCGTAGGAACCATCTGAATCTGACATTAAAATAGCTCAATATTGATCCACTACAGACGAACAGGAGAATCCCAAGGAAGAAATTTTATTATCATCGAGAAATTGAAGGACAGACACATAAAATTGAACTTGACTTTTTCTAGTTCGCACAACAAAATCTCTCCATCACAAACAAAACAATAATATATTCAGCTGCACTCCTATCTATCCACAAGCAATGCACCCTCCATTCAGAGGAATTGACCTTAGCTTAGAAGAGAAATGGAgcaattaatccaaatcattctggCAACAACCTAACCATTTTTGACAATAAAAGTTCCATGGAAAATTAATGAGGTCAAAGCTCCATCAAAACTACAAAGATTAGCCATCTACTGAAAGACTGTCACCGTCACCAGAGACCGAACAACAATGCAGGACGGCTGGTCCAGTAACCCTGGTACTGCAAAAGTACAGCAAAACTGCGAGTCTGCGACCCAAAAGTGCCGCCCCAGCAGTGACAACCAGAGACCATGGGATGAAACGAAAATGATACCGGCAGAACAGTTTGGAATTCAAACCGCGAGTCAGAACTCCAAAATTGGATCTCAACATCATGTCGATTCTGGCACCGGCAGATGATCGAGCGCCTTGCAAGTGAGACTCTTGACCAGTCAGATTGAGGCAAACAGATGGCATGGAAACCTGTCGACTTCATCATGTCAACATCTCATAAAGTATGCTCCGGCATGACAGTTGACACCTGAAACTTGCAGGTCTGATAATTTTAGGCCAGGAACCACACCAAGTATGTTCTGATAATTTCAATGGATCACTAATCTGATTCATAACTCAAATTCAGGGTTGGATTGGTCCGCTACCAATGGAGATAATTCCACTTATTCCAGGGTTGGAAAAGTTCGAGACTGGAGAAACCACCTGAATGCTGAGATGGCACGCAAATTGGGTCCTGTTGTCTAGGAGAAATTGGATCACCTTCTGATTCTGATGCATGTGCCTGTCAATCTGCCGTCCACGTTTTAGATCACATTACAATTTGGACTTCAGTCTAGAAGCATCCCCAGTCAACCACGGTGTACCTGCCAATACAACCCCTATGACGACGTGTAATTCTACATCTGTTGGCTAGGTTGCTTCCAGTCTATGCTAATGTCAAGGTAAAAATGTACCTGTATATCCTATTATCCTCTATGAATATCATTTGCAAGCCATGTTAACATTTCTTTTCTTAATTTTATGCTTATTTGTTGAAGGTGTAGTTTACAAAGGCCCTCAGCATCCGGTTTTTCTCCTTTCTTATTTAGGTTCTTATAACCTCAAGTTTAGCTTGGTATTCAAATCAGTCAAATTCCAGTGGTACTATCAGCATTAGACTGCCCTTGGATGGCATACCAAGATTTTTCCAGAAATGAGAAGTAATCCTTATCAATTGCAATTACGGATTCAACTCATGAACTATAAAGTATCAAAAGATAGACATTGTACGAGAAACTGACTACTAGATTAATGTCATGCTCAAAATACATAAAAGTTAAATTTTTTCCATTTGATACATGGTGGGACAGAATGGCATCATAGGGTCACTGCTCACACCATAAGAAAAAGTTATAtgatgaggttgacatcttTAATCCTTCGATGTTATGACCAGCAAGCCCAGTGCACCCATCAGCAGGTACTGCAGCAAGAGACAACATATCTAAGCAGCCCTTTCGATACTAATTCTGAGAACTATCTAGAAAATAAATAACCATCTACTTGCCTAATCTACACTAGAAAGGAGAATGCGTGACATGCCATATCAACATATTGCAAAAATGTTCTCAGGTAGGCATAAAACAGCAAATATGAGCGTACCTTAATAATTGGCTTCTCGGTCATGACAATAGTAACCCAGCCGACATATGGAAGAAAGCTATTCACAGTATAAAAGTTAAAGTCAAATATCATTTTTAACCAGGTGTTGCAACAGGTCAATGCTGTCTACGGTGACTCGTTGAGGATTCTCACCCTACAGCACGTCCCATGATGTGATGTTGCTGGAGCCAAAGCTGACCGTGGGCATATAAAAGTCGGTCATCCCCAAAATTATTGTCACCTGAAAGGCCAATAAAGAATACATTGCAGAGACATGCGCAGATCATTTACTAGCAGTTGTGGGTTATCATTCTCCATTATTCAATATCAGACAGTAGCTCAATAATCTAAAAACAACATTGGTCACAAAAGAAACGATACCTTTTGTGAGGATGTCAACTTCTGCAGTGTCCTGACGTTCGTGGACCTACAGAGAGAGAAGAGTAAACAAACCGAGccagagaaaagagaaaacatGGAACTTCAGAGCAAATATCATTGCTTGGTGTGAACTGTTAAGACTCCAATATGTATTGTATTTACCTTAATCACACGGTGCACAATTGGAATTTCACGACCCTACATAGATAacagctaaatgatattttagtgTTTCCAGAGAAATGTATAGGCAGACATTAGACATTATGACGAGCCGTACATAAAAAACTGATGAATTCGTGATCCATCTGATTATTCACAGCTAAGCAGTAGACTTACATCGATGTTAAAAACAACTATTTCTCCTGTGCGGATAGGGTCTTTGCTCATGTGCAAAAACAGGATATCACCCTGTAAAGCAGATAACTAGCCATTCAGGCATACTGGTGCAAAAGATGCTGGCACTTCATAAAGATACAGATAATAAACCTTGAAGTCAAATCTAAGCAGGAGATAATATTTACCATGACGGATCAGCAGCTAGAATGGCACACATcttaaaaagggaaaatccGAATTTTAAAGTAACTACGCAGCCATTCACCATGTGCAAACTACCAGAACTTCTAAAGGACCACATACATTTGTAAGAGAATGGAAATTCTCCTCTTTCTGCAGTAGTTTCTGCAGTTCAGATTGGTGCTAGCTAATCATGGTCGATCAGTCATGTGTAGAGAGGTATTTTTATCATGGGAAGGGGGGAAAAATGCATGAGCCATCCAACTAAAGACCAAGCCCACAACCAACTAAAATAGCAAACCACCAGCATCACTGCTTACAATCCCATGTCCTAGCAGCTAAGCATCCAGTGTGTAAATATGATGCAAACAACAAACATACTGAGCTCATTGCCAATTTGTGTAAGGAGATAACTCACCCTCTTAAATCCAGGCTCCATGCTACCAGAAAGAACCACTACCACTGGGGACTCGCTCCCTGTCACAACTATCAATCCCTTCCATATGATCAACGCTGAGGTAACAATCATGCCTGCCAAGAGGAACGCTTAGGAGTTACAAAACTCCATCATGGTTGAGGGAAAATATCTAATGGCAACGGGTTATACTATACCCCAACCAGTAACTAGCAAAGGCATAACGTGGTAACAGCAAGCCAACCCTTCCCGATCCCCCtcaaaaatcacaaatttctgATACAAAAATCTTTGGAAGCAAAAGAATAGTGTGAGGTATAGACATTTCTCGAGAGTACACATTAAGCGAGAGCAGGGAGGAAGGAAAATCCCAGGTCAGCTCTCTACGACTGTCATCCAGTTCATTTGCTATTCATATTTCACTCTTGTTACCATGTGATTCTTTCGgcaaaaaaggggaaaaaaggaaaaaataagaaagaaaaagacGGCGGCAGCAGATCAAGAGAACCCCCGTCCACGACCTTACAGACCAAAACCCTCCCAAAATCTGAATATAAGGGGACTGACCACAACCCAAGAAGTACACGGCTCCCCAAGTAGCAACGCATTGATCTGAGCTCCAGAAAACAGAATCAGGAGAgacgaagaggaggaggaggctgtgGCAGAGATCGTCACTGACCGAGGCTGATGATCTGCGAGAGCACGTGGCGGACCTGCATCGATCGGATCGACTGCAGCGTGTCGCCGACGAACCCCATCTCGCCCGGCGGCGAGGTCACGACGGGGGGAGGAGCGGCGGAAACAAGCAAAGCGTGACGAGGGACAAGGAAGCGGCCGAGATGATGGACCGTGGACGCCAAGGGTGTTTTTGGGGCAGCCCAACTCCAGCCTGCCATGGTAGGTGGGCCTGTCGGTTGAACTAAATTTCAGGGACACAAGCGGATTTgaacccctcaaaaaaaaaaaaagaacacacaCACATTGATTTGAGGCCGGCTTACTCGCAACTTATGGGTTAGGGTGAATTATTGGATTGTCTCAATAACTatcggaaaaagaaaaaggttaaAAGGGACTGCTTGAGCAATATTTTTTATCAACTCTTCCAATATGATAGTAGGATTGAGAAAAGAgagactgctggagatgctcttacaaaacttgatttccTACAAAGGTTTCTCACTCCTAAAATGTGTGtacattatatatatttttttaaaaaagtgtGTATAGAATACTTCTTTGGAATGGCTCCATGTATGATGTAGAAACGTGGCTAAAATACCATCAGGTTTGGGGTTTCTACAAGCCTATGAATGTTGTCATTTTGCATTTCGCAGTGATACTCTTTAAAGAGCCGTGTCGTGTACGATGGTTGGGGCAACTTGCCTCTCATCGATTACAACACCTCGCCACTCGTGAAAGCTGATGCTGCTATATAGAGATGCTTAGCAGTAAGCAGCTTGCTATACGCCTTCTCTGCTAGGCATGCAAACACTGCGCTTCTTGGCACCACAATGAAAATGACCTACAAGAACTTATCACAGCTAGACGTGTTTATGGCGCTAACGATAACCGAGCTATATTCTGCAGTCCAAGCTATAAAGCCCGTGACAAATAAGAACGAGCAAGCTACTCTCTGTTTTCAATGGACAAAAACCATGACAAATTGGGTCAGCACAAACCTACCATTTTCAATCGACAAAACCATGACAAATGTGGAAGAAAAACTTTAATCCAAGCATAAAAAACCTTCTGAGACTAGTAAGCATTGGCTGAGCGAAAAAGAAGTTTCAAAAGTTAAAGCTAACAAAGATGAAACCAATTCCAATCTGGCCCGCAAACCTACCATTCTCAATTGAGAAACCCATGCTAAATGCGCATAACAAACTTCAATCTAACAACACAAAATATTCCGGACTAGTCAGTATTAAGTGATTCAGCAAATAAAATAAGGTCAGAAGGTAACAAGACAACCGATTTACATAGCTGACCTGACAAAACTAATTAGGAAAAAATGTTGAGATATCGAGGTTGACAAACCTATACCATTATCCATTTATACAAACCAAAAATTTAAGTGCACAAACTTTCATATCGTAAGCATTAGAGAAAAGTTGTAGACAAAACTAGCAACCTTCAAAATTGGGTAACGATATCCAACAAACCAGCATTATCCAATtagaaaaccaaataaaatGGGCATGACAACTTTAGTCCATGCACTATGCACACAAAGCACTCTAA
The nucleotide sequence above comes from Panicum virgatum strain AP13 chromosome 3K, P.virgatum_v5, whole genome shotgun sequence. Encoded proteins:
- the LOC120696815 gene encoding signal peptidase complex catalytic subunit SEC11A-like, encoding MGFVGDTLQSIRSMQVRHVLSQIISLGMIVTSALIIWKGLIVVTGSESPVVVVLSGSMEPGFKRGDILFLHMSKDPIRTGEIVVFNIDGREIPIVHRVIKVHERQDTAEVDILTKGDNNFGDDRLLYAHGQLWLQQHHIMGRAVGFLPYVGWVTIVMTEKPIIKYLLMGALGLLVITSKD